A region from the Paraburkholderia youngii genome encodes:
- the pncB gene encoding nicotinate phosphoribosyltransferase: MIITSLLDTDLYKFTMMQVVLHHFPAANVEYRFRCRTPNVDLVPYIGEIRDEVRKLCELRFTDDELDYLRRMRFIKGDFIEFLALFHLNEKYISITPSPKGNGEIDIDIKGPWLHTILFEIPVLAIVNEVYFRNTQQTPDYHVGRGRLLDKIQLLGARPEYADCKIADYGTRRRFSKQWHEEVILTLKDGLGEQFAGTSNVFYAMKHSLTPLGTMAHEYLQACQALGPRLRDSQIFGFEMWAKEYRGDLGIALSDVYGMQAFLRDFDMYFCKLFDGARHDSGDPFDWGERLLKHYEANRCDPRTKVLVFSDALDIPKVLQLYERFRGRCKLAFGVGTNLTNDLGYNPLQIVIKMVRCNGQPVAKLSDSPGKNMCEDKAYLAYLRQVFGIAQPEEEAAK, from the coding sequence ATGATTATTACTTCGCTGCTCGATACCGATCTGTACAAGTTCACGATGATGCAGGTGGTGTTGCATCACTTCCCCGCCGCGAACGTGGAGTACCGCTTCCGCTGCCGCACGCCGAACGTCGATCTGGTGCCCTACATCGGCGAGATTCGCGACGAAGTGCGCAAGCTCTGCGAACTGCGTTTCACCGACGATGAACTCGACTACCTGCGCCGCATGCGCTTCATCAAGGGCGACTTCATCGAGTTCCTCGCGCTGTTCCATCTGAACGAGAAGTACATTTCGATCACGCCGTCGCCGAAGGGCAATGGCGAAATCGACATCGACATCAAGGGGCCGTGGCTGCATACGATCCTCTTCGAAATCCCGGTGCTCGCGATCGTCAACGAAGTCTATTTCCGCAACACGCAGCAAACGCCCGACTATCACGTAGGCCGCGGCCGTCTGCTCGACAAGATCCAACTGCTCGGCGCGCGTCCCGAATACGCCGACTGCAAGATCGCCGATTACGGCACGCGCCGCCGCTTCTCGAAGCAATGGCACGAGGAGGTGATCCTCACGCTGAAGGACGGCCTCGGCGAGCAGTTCGCCGGCACGAGCAACGTCTTCTACGCGATGAAGCACAGCCTGACGCCGCTCGGCACGATGGCGCACGAGTACCTGCAGGCCTGCCAGGCGCTCGGTCCGCGGCTGCGCGACTCGCAGATCTTCGGCTTCGAGATGTGGGCGAAGGAATATCGCGGCGACCTCGGGATTGCGCTCTCCGACGTGTACGGCATGCAGGCGTTCCTGCGCGACTTCGACATGTACTTCTGCAAGCTGTTCGACGGCGCTCGCCACGATTCCGGCGATCCGTTCGACTGGGGCGAGCGCCTGCTCAAGCACTACGAGGCGAATCGCTGCGACCCGCGCACCAAGGTCCTCGTGTTCTCCGACGCACTCGACATCCCGAAGGTGCTGCAGCTCTACGAGCGCTTCCGCGGCCGCTGCAAGCTCGCGTTCGGGGTGGGCACCAATCTGACCAACGACCTCGGCTACAACCCACTGCAAATCGTGATCAAGATGGTCCGCTGCAACGGTCAGCCGGTCGCGAAATTGTCCGATTCGCCGGGCAAGAACATGTGCGAGGACAAGGCGTATCTCGCGTATCTGCGCCAGGTGTTCGGCATCGCGCAGCCGGAAGAAGAGGCGGCCAAATAG
- a CDS encoding CreA family protein has product MKSTSLHIALTAIGALLLSSAHGEEIASVNTNFHVTGSDRVVVEAYDDPVVQGVTCYVSRARTGGVKGTLGIAEDPTEASIACRQVGELHFTGPIKQKDDVFSVSMSLIFKSLHVVRVVDTKRNALVYLTYSDRVVSGSAKNSVSAVPMPTGTTIPLK; this is encoded by the coding sequence ATGAAATCCACCTCGCTACACATCGCGCTCACGGCGATCGGCGCCCTGCTGCTTTCTTCGGCGCACGGCGAAGAAATCGCCAGCGTCAATACGAATTTTCACGTTACAGGCTCCGACCGCGTGGTCGTCGAAGCCTATGACGATCCCGTCGTGCAAGGCGTCACCTGCTACGTGTCGCGGGCGCGGACCGGCGGCGTCAAAGGTACGCTCGGCATCGCCGAAGATCCGACCGAGGCGTCGATCGCATGTCGCCAGGTCGGGGAGCTGCATTTCACCGGCCCCATCAAGCAGAAGGACGACGTGTTCTCGGTCAGCATGTCGCTGATCTTCAAGTCGCTGCACGTGGTGCGGGTGGTCGACACGAAGCGCAACGCGCTGGTCTATCTGACCTACAGCGACCGTGTGGTCAGCGGCAGCGCGAAAAACAGCGTGAGCGCCGTGCCGATGCCGACCGGCACGACGATTCCGCTCAAGTAA
- a CDS encoding helix-turn-helix transcriptional regulator has product MTATSRFRDSARYWRTPLLPGADLLTAEYHDHEFAPHWHDAYTIPVIVAGAECYRYRGENHVAEAGSVPIINPGELHTGSKAVEAGWRYRVMYAPVEFLRALADEVAGKPQALPWFAPGVIRDPDLAMRLAHAHRLLEAGDDALAAEAAMLDALSTLLVRYAQTRPASARVATDDTRVALMQERLTGDLVEPVTLAEVAKAAGLSPFHAARLFTQSTGLPPHAWRNQVRLQRALAPLRAGVPVTDVAAASGFTDQSHFTRHFRRMFGVPPGQWQGTQRGP; this is encoded by the coding sequence ATGACCGCCACCTCTCGTTTCCGCGATTCCGCCCGCTACTGGCGCACGCCGCTACTGCCCGGCGCGGATCTGCTCACCGCCGAATACCACGACCACGAGTTCGCGCCGCATTGGCACGACGCCTACACGATCCCGGTGATCGTCGCGGGTGCGGAGTGCTATCGGTATCGCGGCGAGAACCATGTCGCCGAAGCGGGCAGCGTGCCGATCATCAATCCGGGCGAGTTGCATACGGGGTCGAAGGCGGTCGAGGCGGGCTGGCGGTATCGCGTGATGTATGCGCCGGTCGAGTTCCTCCGCGCGCTTGCCGACGAGGTTGCCGGCAAGCCGCAGGCGTTGCCGTGGTTTGCGCCCGGCGTGATCCGCGATCCCGATCTCGCGATGCGGCTCGCGCACGCCCACCGTCTGCTCGAAGCCGGCGACGACGCGCTCGCCGCCGAAGCCGCGATGCTCGACGCACTGTCAACCTTGCTGGTCCGCTATGCGCAGACGCGCCCCGCCTCCGCGCGCGTCGCGACCGACGACACCCGCGTCGCACTGATGCAGGAGCGGCTGACCGGTGACCTCGTCGAACCGGTGACGCTCGCCGAGGTCGCCAAGGCCGCGGGTCTGTCGCCGTTCCACGCGGCGCGGCTATTCACGCAGTCGACCGGCCTACCGCCTCATGCGTGGCGCAATCAGGTGCGCCTGCAGCGCGCGCTCGCGCCGTTGCGCGCCGGCGTCCCGGTGACCGACGTCGCCGCCGCAAGTGGCTTCACCGATCAGAGCCAT
- a CDS encoding LutC/YkgG family protein codes for MDTSIARRNILARIRAAQGREPEPSAAEREAAADYLARHPAGPRPDIPADLRAQFIEEAQKMATTVDTVQTLADVPAAAHRYLTQQGLPLQAIAWQTLRDLPWAEAGLAVEFRKPQDHDAVGLTGCFCATAETGTLVLLSGPETYASAGLLPETHIAIVPASRIVAGHEEAFGLIRKERGELPRALNFISGPSRTGDIEQTIVLGAHGPYRVHAIVVQDA; via the coding sequence ATGGACACATCGATTGCCCGCCGCAACATCCTGGCGCGCATCCGCGCCGCGCAAGGGCGCGAGCCCGAGCCGAGCGCCGCCGAGCGCGAAGCCGCGGCGGACTATCTCGCGCGTCATCCGGCCGGGCCGCGTCCGGACATCCCCGCCGATCTGCGCGCGCAGTTCATTGAAGAAGCGCAGAAGATGGCGACCACCGTCGACACCGTTCAAACCCTCGCCGATGTGCCCGCCGCCGCGCATCGCTATCTGACCCAACAGGGCTTGCCGTTGCAGGCCATCGCATGGCAAACGCTGCGCGATCTGCCGTGGGCCGAAGCCGGCCTCGCCGTCGAATTTCGCAAACCTCAAGACCACGACGCGGTCGGTCTCACCGGCTGCTTCTGCGCGACCGCGGAGACAGGCACACTCGTGTTGCTGTCCGGACCCGAGACGTATGCGTCGGCCGGGCTGCTTCCGGAGACGCATATCGCGATCGTGCCGGCGTCGCGCATCGTCGCGGGTCATGAGGAGGCGTTCGGTCTGATTCGCAAGGAGCGCGGTGAACTGCCGCGCGCGCTCAATTTCATATCGGGGCCGTCGCGCACCGGCGATATCGAGCAGACCATCGTGTTGGGCGCGCACGGCCCTTACCGCGTGCATGCGATCGTCGTGCAGGATGCTTGA
- the fdxA gene encoding ferredoxin FdxA produces MTHVVTESCIKCRYTDCVDVCPVDCFREGPNFLAIDPDECIDCAVCVAECPVNAIYAEEDVPGDQQDFIALNADLAKAWPSITKTKAPLPEAEEFKDVKEKLALLAR; encoded by the coding sequence ATGACTCACGTTGTGACCGAAAGCTGCATCAAGTGCCGCTATACCGACTGCGTCGATGTATGCCCGGTGGACTGCTTTCGCGAAGGTCCCAACTTCCTCGCGATCGACCCCGATGAATGCATCGACTGCGCCGTGTGCGTAGCCGAGTGCCCGGTGAACGCCATCTATGCCGAAGAAGACGTGCCGGGCGACCAGCAGGACTTCATCGCGCTGAACGCCGACCTGGCGAAAGCGTGGCCCAGCATCACGAAGACCAAGGCACCGCTGCCGGAAGCCGAGGAATTCAAGGACGTGAAGGAAAAGCTCGCGTTGCTCGCGCGCTGA